A stretch of the Papaver somniferum cultivar HN1 chromosome 6, ASM357369v1, whole genome shotgun sequence genome encodes the following:
- the LOC113291184 gene encoding surfeit locus protein 6 homolog, producing MKTNKETIKKKLVRELAIKMKNKQSKTDKGSPSAEPSLPPESRRSSPRNKKFAIKMKNKQNTQQSPTESASLTSKLQTPTQTKSAEPSLSPGSRRSSQRNKKLEPSVVSSLTKCATTPKRRRQPESAKMSSPTTKRQATRKKNVQSESAQHSQTTTTKSQSKSSEGDTEKSGVGRKNVKRKLDTSSTGPCLNVQLRDPHDTLADFQDEEEEEEEEEVEEDNSDHVEPDVEEENDNDSADPKRTISFNANEQPIGDPSVQLASVLGVLVRKLPLTYKDWRLVPYEAKENIWKIVSVRN from the exons ATGAAGACTAACAaggaaacaataaagaaaaagcTGGTCAGGGAGTTGGCCATAAAG atgaaaaacaaacaGTCCAAAACTGATAAAGGTTCTCCATCTGCAGAACCATCCCTTCCACCTGAAAGTAGGCGATCATCACCAAGGAACAAGAAGTTTGCGATAAAG atgaaaaacaaGCAGAACACTCAACAGTCCCCAACTGAAAGTGCTTCACTCACTTCAAAGCTGCAAACCCCGACTCAAACCAAGTCCGCAGAACCATCTCTTTCACCTGGAAGTAGGCGATCATCACAAAGGAACAAGAAGTTAGAACCAAGTGTTGTTTCTTCTCTAACTAAATGTGCAACAACTCCAAAGCGTCGTCGACAACCTGAAAGTGCTAAAATGTCATCACCAACTACAAAGAGACAGGCTACTAGGAAGAAGAATGTGCAatctgaaagtgctcaacattcaCAGACCACAACTACAAAGTCCCAATCAAAAAGCTCTGAAGGAGATACTGAAAAATCTGGAGTGGGGCGAAAGAATGTAAAGCGGAAACTTGACACAAGCAGCACAGGCCCATGTCTGAATGTTCAACTTAGGGATCCACACGACACTCTCGCAGAttttcaagatgaagaagaagaggaagaggaggaggaagtgGAAGAGGATAACTCTGATCATGTGGAGCCTGATGtggaagaagagaatgataatg ATTCTGCTGATCCGAAAAGAACAATTTCCTTCAACGCTAATGAACAACCGATTGGTGATCCATCTGTGCAACTTGCCAGTGTGCTAGGGGTGCTTGTTCGGAAACTTCCATTAACGTACAAGGATTGGAGACTTGTCCCTTATGAAGCCAAAGAAAACATATGGAAGATAGTCTCGGTTCGCAATTGA